CTGATTTGAGAATAAAAATCAAATTAAATCTCAAAGAAATTGCCACCGGAGTAAAGAAAAAATTGAAGGTTAACAAATTAGTAAACGCTGAAGGTGTAACATTCAATACCTGCAAAACCTGTAACGGATCTGGTAGAATTTTACGTGTTACACAAACCATGTTGGGTGCCATGCAAACACAATCAACTTGTCATACTTGTCACGGAACCGGAAAAATCATTGATAAAAAACCTGCCGGTGCTGATGCGCAAGGGCTGAAAAGACAAGAAGAAATTGTTGAGGTAAACATACCTGCCGGTGTAGGTGAAGGAATGCAACTAAAAGTTGGCGGGCAAGGTAATGCGGGTCCATTTGGAGGATATCCCGGAGATTTATTAGTAGTAATTGAAGAAGAACGCCATGAATTTTTACAACGTGACGGAGAGAATCTTCATGCTGAGGCATTTATATCTTTTACTGATGCTGTACTTGGCAATAATATTGAAGTACCGTTGATTGAAGGTAAAGCAAAAATCAAAATAGACCCAGGAACACAAAGTGGAAAAATGTTGCGTCTCAAAGGAAAAGGACTTCCTAATCTCAATGGATATGGTAATGGTGATTTATTTGTGCATATCAACGTGTGGACTCCAAAAAAAGTGAGTTCAGAAGAAAAATCCATGTTGGAAAAACTAGGTAAATCAGAAAATTTTATTCCAAAACCAGAAGGCAGAGAACAAGGATTTTTCAAAAAGATGAAAGACTTTTTTCAGGGGTAGATAATCCTTGAAAGATTGTTTTTTTTTCCTCTCCTCAATCCTCTCCAAAGGAGAGGAAGGCCACTGCACAATGGTTTCCGAAAAGCGCGAACTAACGTCACTTCTTTTCCTCTCCCTTAATCCACCTCAGAATGGGGGAAAACCAAACTGCTAGGGTTTCCGAAAAGTGCGAACTAACGTCACTTCCTCTCTCTTGTGGAGAGAGGAAAGAGGAGAGAGGACTAATGCTCTTCCAATACAAAAAACGCCGTTCTTCTATTCCGCTGGTGATACTCTTCTTGTTTGTCTTTATCCGGAATAGAGTAGATATAATCGGGAGTTAATGTTACTACATTTCCGCTTTCATCTTTCACTTCAGCAGGCATGGTTTCTCCATATCCTTTAGCAACTAATCGTTCAGCCGGTATGCCTTGAGAAATTAAATAGTCAACTACTGACTGTGCTCTGCGGTTTGACAAATCTAAATTGTATTTGTCACTTCCACGTTCATCGGTGTGTGAGCGAATTTCAATTTTTAGATTGTGATTTAGTTCAAGAAATTCAATCAACCTATCTAGAATTTCTATTGAAACAGGACGCAAGTTTGCGCTGTCATAATCGTATTCAATTCCTTCAATGGTGATTTCTCCTTCAGGTATTTTCTCAAGATAAAAATCTTGACGGTAAACTTTTGAGTAGAGTTGTCCTTTTGTCATTACAACCGCTTTATCTGCAAAGTATCCTTTAGCGCTTGCTCTTAAAAATAGTTCAAGATTTGGAATGAGTTCATGTTCGTAATATCCTTTCTCATCTGCAACCAATTCAAAGTGTTCCCATTGATAACTTACATCTTTAAATTCAATTCGCGCATTTGGAATCACTTCTTCAGTTACTTCATCATACACATATCCTTTAATTTTAAATACCGGAGGAGGTTGTAGTACATTGTAAATTTTGTAGCAATGAGAACACAGGGTGTAGAGTGAATCACATTCAGCACAATCACTTCGGTTGGATGTAATAAATCCGTAACGCATTTCTGAGTCTGTGATATAATAACTATCATCATGGGCAGAGTTGATTGGTATTCCAAGGTTCACCGGCATCTCGTAAAAATCTGATTCAGGATCGTAATTGCTTTTGAAAATATCTAAACCTCCCATTGAGGCGTGTCCGTCTGAACTAAAAAAGAGTGAACTTGAAGGCTCATGAAAAAACGGACTTAGTTCATCGTACTC
This genomic stretch from Crocinitomicaceae bacterium harbors:
- the dnaJ gene encoding molecular chaperone DnaJ yields the protein MSQKRDYYDVLGVSKNADEQEIKKAYRKIALKFHPDRNPNDKEAEEKFKEAAEAYEVLSDSEKRSRYDRFGHQGVGGASGGAGYGGMNMEDIFDQFGDIFGSSFGRGFGGNGGGQRMTRGSDLRIKIKLNLKEIATGVKKKLKVNKLVNAEGVTFNTCKTCNGSGRILRVTQTMLGAMQTQSTCHTCHGTGKIIDKKPAGADAQGLKRQEEIVEVNIPAGVGEGMQLKVGGQGNAGPFGGYPGDLLVVIEEERHEFLQRDGENLHAEAFISFTDAVLGNNIEVPLIEGKAKIKIDPGTQSGKMLRLKGKGLPNLNGYGNGDLFVHINVWTPKKVSSEEKSMLEKLGKSENFIPKPEGREQGFFKKMKDFFQG